The Mycolicibacterium mageritense genome contains a region encoding:
- a CDS encoding primosomal protein N', producing the protein MTTTRQAAEHEPIARVLPMLSVPHLDREFDYLVSAEQSDDAQPGVRVRVRFHGRLVDAYVLERRSDTDHAGKLGWLDRVVSPQPVLTADVRRLVDAVAARYAGTRADVLRLAVPPRHATVEKKPPVEPEPLTAEPIDTSGWARYNRGEQFVAALGERRAARAVWQALPGEHWAQRLAEAAAVTAHAGQGVLAVMPDQRDVDELYRAAVAHLPAARVVALSAGLGPAERYRRWLAVLRGHARVVIGTRSAVFAPVSDLGLLLVWDDGDDNLAEPRAPYPHAREVAMLRAHQLRCAAMIGGYSRTAEAQALVRTRWAHDLVAARPTVRAAAPRVVAVEDSGYAQERDPAAHSARLPSMALHAARSALQAELPVLIQVPRRGYVPALACARCRAVTRCRHCTGPLSFPDRDSAAPECRWCGRAEPALRCARCGSDAVRAVVVGARRTAEELGRAFAGTSVITSGGDAVVDAVDGGPALVVATPGAEPAAEGGYGAALLLDCWALLGRQDLRAAEDTLRRWMAAAALVRPRSAGGVVAVVAESVIPTVQALIRWDPVGHADAELDSRGEVGLPPAVHMAAVDGAPGAVEALLETAQLPESAEQLGPVDLPHGARRPPGVAADAPVNRMLVRVPRDGGLALAAALRRATAVLSARRDEEPSRVQIDPLHIG; encoded by the coding sequence GTGACCACCACTCGTCAGGCAGCCGAGCACGAGCCGATTGCGCGTGTGCTGCCGATGCTGTCGGTGCCGCATCTGGACCGCGAGTTCGACTATCTGGTGTCGGCCGAACAGTCCGACGATGCGCAGCCCGGGGTCCGGGTGCGGGTGCGTTTCCACGGTCGGCTCGTCGACGCCTATGTGCTGGAACGCCGTTCCGACACCGATCACGCCGGCAAGCTCGGCTGGCTCGATCGCGTGGTCTCGCCGCAACCCGTCCTCACGGCCGACGTGCGCAGGCTCGTGGATGCGGTGGCGGCGCGCTACGCGGGAACCCGCGCCGACGTGCTGCGCCTCGCGGTGCCGCCCCGGCACGCCACGGTCGAGAAGAAGCCGCCGGTTGAGCCGGAACCGTTGACCGCCGAGCCGATCGACACCTCCGGGTGGGCCCGCTACAACCGCGGCGAGCAGTTCGTGGCCGCCCTGGGCGAGCGCCGCGCGGCCCGCGCGGTGTGGCAGGCGCTGCCCGGCGAACACTGGGCGCAGCGCCTGGCCGAGGCCGCGGCCGTGACCGCGCATGCCGGTCAGGGCGTGCTCGCGGTCATGCCCGACCAACGTGACGTCGACGAGCTGTATCGGGCCGCGGTCGCCCACCTCCCGGCCGCGCGCGTGGTGGCGCTTTCGGCGGGACTGGGCCCCGCGGAACGGTACCGGCGCTGGCTCGCGGTGCTGCGTGGGCACGCCCGGGTCGTGATCGGTACGCGCAGTGCGGTATTCGCCCCGGTGTCCGATCTGGGCCTGCTGCTGGTGTGGGACGACGGCGACGACAACCTCGCCGAGCCCCGCGCACCCTATCCGCACGCCCGCGAGGTGGCGATGCTGCGGGCGCATCAATTGCGTTGCGCGGCAATGATCGGCGGCTACTCCCGCACGGCCGAGGCGCAGGCTCTGGTCCGGACCCGCTGGGCCCACGACCTGGTCGCCGCGCGGCCGACGGTGCGCGCGGCGGCACCACGCGTCGTCGCAGTGGAGGACAGCGGCTACGCGCAGGAGCGGGATCCGGCCGCGCACAGTGCCCGGCTGCCGTCGATGGCGTTGCACGCCGCGCGCTCGGCTCTGCAGGCCGAGCTCCCGGTGCTCATCCAGGTGCCCCGGCGGGGGTACGTACCCGCACTCGCCTGTGCGCGCTGCCGGGCCGTGACCCGGTGCAGGCACTGCACGGGTCCGCTGTCATTCCCGGACCGGGACTCCGCGGCACCCGAGTGCCGCTGGTGTGGGCGCGCCGAGCCGGCCCTGCGCTGTGCGCGCTGCGGATCGGACGCGGTCCGGGCCGTCGTGGTCGGCGCACGGCGCACGGCCGAGGAGTTGGGCCGGGCGTTTGCGGGCACCAGTGTGATCACCTCGGGCGGCGACGCCGTCGTCGATGCGGTGGATGGCGGCCCTGCCCTGGTCGTCGCAACGCCAGGTGCCGAACCGGCCGCCGAGGGCGGGTACGGCGCGGCGCTGCTGCTCGACTGCTGGGCGTTGTTGGGCCGCCAGGATCTGCGTGCCGCCGAGGACACCTTGCGACGCTGGATGGCCGCCGCGGCCCTGGTCCGCCCACGCAGTGCCGGCGGCGTGGTGGCCGTGGTGGCCGAATCGGTCATTCCCACAGTGCAGGCGCTGATCCGGTGGGATCCCGTCGGCCATGCCGACGCCGAACTCGACAGTCGCGGCGAGGTGGGCCTGCCACCCGCGGTGCACATGGCCGCGGTCGACGGCGCGCCCGGTGCCGTCGAGGCGCTGCTGGAAACGGCCCAATTACCGGAATCCGCCGAACAACTCGGACCGGTCGACCTGCCGCACGGGGCGCGCCGCCCGCCCGGCGTGGCGGCCGACGCCCCGGTGAACCGGATGCTGGTCCGGGTGCCGCGCGACGGCGGCCTCGCCCTCGCCGCTGCGTTGCGGCGGGCAACGGCCGTGTTGAGTGCCCGCCGCGACGAGGAGCCATCTCGAGTGCAGATCGACCCGTTGCACATAGGCTGA
- a CDS encoding DUF2207 domain-containing protein, with product MLRVLVWSFTLALIPVGLLWPVVATGGTEADVVDDPVVITEYQADFTVDSAGQLAAVETITADFPSGRHGLFRYWDVANQNNPRVRQQPEIVSIELDGAPAPYQLQWAGDKRFRVAKIGDPYETLDYGSHVFEIRYTIPGVLDPGRIGADKQFAASTGEPDSVSAFYWNAIAPSWNNAIGRADISITLPAAVTGAECSVGFGVGEACEDLTVADNTVRLTATDLPPRTPVSVRAGVDIATPAQVTLPWPYTWDRILGRSLATVMWVAGLTVLLGAIAYLWSRSTVEPAPGFPLQYAPPEGLGPVQAEYIRTETVPKNGLTATLFHLAEHKLIELKQVNEKQWNVRGLAAPGAWADVDPVGVAVGSALKVMQPGAVFEAKHTVKSGQRLNKAKTDMTAAVQKWAFDGGLLVKRRRELWLRPANAFAFVAAISAFLLVFGISATMWGLPFAVYFVLSAGSWRDGIGTRRTAAGRELWSRVGGFHRILATDSAETRFDFAGRKDLYTAYIPYAVAAGAAAVWAKKYQDTVGAVAPQPGWYGTSSDGGWGLTGGSAGADFDSFESALSSSISAYTASQSSSSSSSGGGSSGGGGGGGGGGGGGGSW from the coding sequence ATGCTGCGAGTGCTCGTCTGGTCGTTCACCTTGGCGCTCATCCCGGTTGGGCTGCTGTGGCCCGTGGTGGCGACGGGCGGAACCGAGGCGGACGTAGTCGACGATCCGGTCGTGATCACCGAGTACCAGGCGGATTTCACGGTCGACTCGGCCGGGCAGCTCGCCGCCGTCGAGACCATCACGGCCGATTTCCCCAGCGGCCGCCACGGGTTGTTCCGCTACTGGGACGTGGCCAACCAGAACAATCCGCGGGTACGCCAGCAGCCTGAGATCGTGTCGATCGAACTCGACGGTGCACCCGCGCCATACCAGCTGCAGTGGGCCGGCGACAAGCGCTTCCGGGTCGCCAAGATCGGCGATCCGTACGAGACGCTGGACTACGGCAGCCACGTCTTCGAGATCCGTTACACGATCCCCGGCGTGCTGGATCCGGGCCGGATCGGCGCCGACAAGCAGTTCGCGGCGTCGACGGGCGAACCCGACTCCGTGTCCGCCTTCTACTGGAACGCCATTGCGCCGTCGTGGAACAACGCCATCGGCCGCGCGGACATCTCGATCACGCTGCCCGCCGCGGTCACCGGGGCCGAATGCAGCGTCGGGTTCGGCGTCGGCGAAGCGTGCGAGGATCTCACGGTCGCCGACAACACCGTCCGGCTCACCGCGACGGACCTGCCGCCGCGGACCCCGGTCAGCGTGCGCGCGGGCGTCGACATCGCGACGCCTGCGCAGGTCACCCTGCCGTGGCCATACACCTGGGACCGGATCCTCGGCCGATCGCTTGCCACCGTCATGTGGGTAGCGGGGTTGACCGTGCTCCTCGGGGCCATCGCATACCTGTGGTCGCGCAGCACGGTCGAACCGGCACCCGGTTTCCCGTTGCAGTACGCGCCGCCCGAGGGCCTCGGCCCGGTGCAGGCCGAGTACATCCGCACCGAGACGGTCCCCAAAAACGGGCTCACCGCGACGCTGTTCCATCTCGCCGAGCACAAACTCATCGAGCTCAAGCAGGTCAACGAGAAGCAGTGGAACGTCCGGGGTCTCGCCGCTCCCGGGGCGTGGGCCGACGTCGACCCGGTGGGTGTCGCGGTCGGATCTGCGCTGAAAGTCATGCAGCCCGGTGCGGTGTTCGAGGCCAAGCACACCGTGAAGTCGGGCCAGAGACTCAACAAGGCCAAGACCGATATGACTGCCGCCGTGCAGAAGTGGGCGTTCGACGGCGGCTTGCTGGTCAAACGCCGCAGAGAACTCTGGCTGAGGCCGGCCAACGCGTTCGCGTTCGTGGCCGCGATCAGTGCGTTCCTGTTGGTGTTCGGGATCTCGGCCACCATGTGGGGGCTGCCGTTCGCGGTCTACTTCGTGCTGTCGGCCGGCTCGTGGCGCGACGGCATCGGGACACGGCGTACCGCGGCCGGACGTGAATTATGGTCGCGCGTCGGCGGATTCCACCGGATTCTGGCCACCGACTCGGCCGAGACCAGGTTCGACTTCGCCGGGCGCAAAGACCTGTACACGGCCTACATCCCGTACGCGGTGGCGGCCGGCGCTGCCGCGGTGTGGGCCAAGAAATACCAGGACACAGTGGGTGCTGTTGCGCCCCAACCTGGTTGGTACGGCACATCGTCGGACGGCGGCTGGGGGCTGACCGGTGGGTCCGCAGGCGCGGACTTCGACAGTTTCGAATCGGCGCTGTCGTCGTCGATCAGCGCTTACACCGCATCGCAGTCGTCGTCTTCGTCCTCGTCGGGCGGCGGCTCCAGCGGTGGCGGCGGAGGCGGCGGCGGTGGCGGGGGAGGAGGCGGATCATGGTGA
- a CDS encoding LemA family protein, protein MVRLLLVVVLVLAVLVLIGFVTGYNRLRRADVAVSEALSGVDVELTRRAALIPGLVHTVQSFATHEKAILDRASAARAALAAATGGQSVARRSAAEHDLDTALAGVLALGSSYPQLSSSNNFLNLQENLAETENKLAFARQYYNDAVATLNRLVGTIPWMYVAGLAGVSEREYYQTPR, encoded by the coding sequence ATGGTGAGACTGCTGTTGGTCGTGGTGCTGGTGCTGGCGGTGCTCGTGCTGATCGGGTTCGTGACGGGCTACAACAGGCTGCGGCGGGCCGATGTGGCGGTGTCGGAGGCGCTCAGCGGCGTCGACGTGGAACTCACGCGGCGGGCCGCACTGATCCCCGGACTGGTGCACACCGTGCAGTCGTTCGCGACGCACGAGAAGGCCATCCTGGACCGGGCCAGCGCGGCGCGGGCCGCCCTCGCCGCGGCGACGGGCGGACAATCGGTGGCCCGGCGCAGTGCGGCCGAGCACGATCTGGACACCGCCCTTGCCGGCGTGCTGGCCCTGGGATCGAGCTATCCGCAGCTCAGTTCCTCCAACAACTTCCTGAACCTGCAGGAGAACCTGGCCGAAACCGAGAACAAGCTGGCCTTCGCGCGGCAGTACTACAACGACGCCGTCGCGACCCTCAACCGTTTGGTGGGCACCATCCCGTGGATGTACGTCGCGGGATTGGCCGGGGTGTCCGAGCGCGAGTACTACCAGACGCCTCGCTGA